GCAATCGTGCAGAGACTGATAATCTGTTTCCGTTATGCCACAAATTCATAACTGTAAATTGAGCCGCGACTGCTTATTAAAACATAGATTATTCCTGATTTTAGGGTTATAGGGTTTATTTGATTGTATTAGTAAACGAAATACTCATGTATCGTTAACACTGCGTTATCTTTTTGAATCGTTTAATAGCTCAGTCGATTAGTACGCAATGATAAAACATGCACGAATTACGTCGGTCAATGGTTCGAATCAATCTAGGattttgtaaaaatcattgtttaatgCAAATATACTGATCGTGCAACACGTATCTTTTGCAGAAAATTGCAAAAAATCCCATGCCCATGCCCATTTAGAAAAGAATGTCTTTAACAAGGTACAAGTGTGCTGGTGACTGAAGAGAAATGATAAAGTATACTTAATCATTTTGCACAGAAGAGAAGGGCGGACTATGGGCCATATTCATAGTcgtcactcaaactcacacttgactcaaacttgggtaagtatcactcaagtgggcctcgagtagaccttgcgggagtgtgagtggagttcgaatgtcatattcataaatcccactcagtcttaactttcggaagggcaactcaagtattggtttcattgtacacaatataTTAATAGGATTATAACGGCAtgtatgacaataacatcaaaggtatgcAAAAGTGTTGATCCTTATTTTTGCAGATCTATTTGCCAAGTTGGAAGTTGTCGTTTTATTGCCTGTCTGAATATTTGTCCGCCCGTCCATTTGTTATATGTAACGTCCATCCGTCTACTcatctgtattattattattatatatattagtattattattagtagaatgaaatttatactttttttcgctgaaattgaattttttattaCAACTGAATAATACTCGTGCCTTTAATTGTTGGTGTTTTCCGAAAGCCAGTCCGCGTAAATTacaattattacaaatatatcatttgTGAAATACATGTTTTCGAATGAGATTTggttaatattgttttttttaatgacacattAAATCGGAgggaatgtttatatttttcagtatgaattttccgatatctaggcttgttaaatgtaaatatttgttactaggaCGTGTGTTTCTGGGATTGACTGATGCGCCCCATTAGCCTATGTTTCGTAGATCTATATTTAATTTGCCTGTATCtatttttaaatagtttgcaTCAATTACTGTctattaattttttgttgttgcatTCTCATCGTCCtctataaaatgtattaaaaagaaaaattaatactttcacaAATATGTACCTTCGCCTTAAATACATACACGACACTATTGCCATACCATCAAATGAATTAAAGATTCATCATCTAaacttgcattttgatatttgagaaacactcaagtgtcCCCAAGACCTCCCTCAGCAATCACTCACTCtcgggagttgactcgactgccACTCatctttatgaatacaaatagaatctttcctgagtaaaggcGTGACCGTTAGACAATCTATTTGAGTGCACTCAATGTGTGGAGTTGGAGAAaggtctatgaatatagccctatgAATGCTTAAGCTCAGCTTCTTATCAAATATATTAGTAGATAAATTAAATCGGAATAAAAATGTACAAGGCGTTGTTTATTGTCTGATTTATCACGGTCCAGGCAGGGCACAAACagaatataatatattctaaataTAGTATTAGGTTCTGATTCAACAACAGAATGATTTTACATACATATCCATAAGTTAATTATTTGTTCAGTTAACCCGCATTATGCTTCAGTCTTTAAAATATACTCGTAGATGATACACTTGTGTTGTTTAGTTTAAATCCCTACATTTGTAGAGAATCACAGAAAGTATTATAACCAACGAAACCAAATAATATAACACTAAAAAGACTGATTAGGAAACAATgccaaaataatgataataaaaatcaataattCAACTGTTACTGTTTACATCCTGGACACTGTACTTGCGCTTGATACATCTTAGGATCCGGTTTTACAAAACTTACTGATTGCTATCTATGACAAACATAAGTAAGACCAATATCCGTTCTTATATGACAAagatgatatgagccgtgccatgggaaaaccaacatagtgggtttgcgaccagcatggatccagaccagcctgcgcatccgcgcagtctggtcaggctccatgctgttcgcttttaaagcctattggaattggagaaactgttagcgaacagcatggagcctgaccagactgcgcggatgcgcaggctggtctggatccatgctggtcgcacacccactatgttgattttcccatggcacggctcatatcacgCCTTGTCTGAATATACTTCATTGCTGACCGTGACAAAGACCGATAAGGCATTATACATTGGTAACTGATATGGGATCTCAAGCAAGTAGGTCTATTTCTATCTACTGAAAGCCTATTTTGGACGGTTTGGACTATAAAGCGTTCCGTTCAATTTTTATGTGGACAATTAACTGCTCTGAAAATGTATTAATATTAAGACTGGTATGAAAGACTGTATCCTACAAAAACGTACTGGCAAGTGGATTTTTCCatgtttttccaaattttatgaaTGCAAATTATATGTGTAATATTCGAAAGGGGTGAAACGCTTTTGCAATGGTGAATACTCGGGGTATTACACGTGGTGTTTCTCGTGTTGTTTTGTTCTCTGCAAAGTTATTGAATGCATGAGTACATGGTTCTTCATACTCATATATTTATTAAGCATTTCTAGTATATGTTTACTTACAGTGTAAATTTGTTACCATAACGTGTATTTAAGTTATTCTAAAAGAGAACACTTTAACACATAGCGATGATTAAATTGGCATTGGGGCTTTGTGTATAAATAAACTGTTTAAACTCCCCGGTGGTACTTTTTtcaatgaccgttccaaggcgatgctcAATTTTGTCCCACTGTTTGTCTTTGTATCTGTATATTGCcccctttactatgagtaagttatcgtgcccaccttaattttggctgccggaatcctaaggcggtgcccgattgttgtttttacctgcttatatgtgtgcgtttgtgtgcttgtgcgtctgtgtgtcttggaagtttccctacagtgttgttatatcttacttgtctgtttatctactagtatgttagttagttgtgtgtgggtgtgtgtgtttgtctttggtacatgaatgtctgcgctactgtggattacgttgtagtgtaactgtgattaaggaacgcagcattccctttgtatattcatccttgttctactttccgcTTCAACCCCTCCCCCACCTCCTTTCCACCTCTTACCCCTTCCTCcctctctatctatattttgcataaaactgAAATGTACTtgctggatttttgaagcaacccgtctgtaatatttttccgttacagcttatttttgttgtgggcctactttgcaaatgagtggctctgaggctgtttttgtggttctctgtgcttccgagaaatctacccttacctattaatTCTTCATCACTAGTGTACATATCCATGCATATACTTACAGATGTTTATGGCATAATTTTGAGGTTTGCGTTCTCAAAATATTGTTATTTCTATTTTGACTTTGTTCTTGTTCCTTCAATTCTCTTGTTATTTCGCAATGTCAGACTCCTggtataaatgtataattttaagcCCAGTAGCTAACGAGTAGCTTTTGACAGAAAGTAATGAATACGgtaatattttatacaacaacatCAATATCttcttcaacaacaacaacaacaacaacaacaaaagtgtaCGTTGAAacagtttaattttttattatattcaagCTGAGTTTTTATGTTAAACATTTAACTTTAACATAAAAAGTTTGTCTATATATTGCTGATTCTTATTTTGCCAGTAGGTTCTGTTTCATTTCATGGCCTTTTTACGAACATCTTTTTTTCACAATGGTAATTGTTTATATATCCGTTTTACAGTTTTAGCAGTTTTACTCACGTGTCTGCAAGTAGAGATCTCATGTGGGTATTTGCTGAGCAACAATGATGAATACCAAGTTTGGTTGACGACTGGGGACCAGACAAGGAAGCTTTCCAGAGAAGCACCTTGTCCAGTGACGTCACAACACCATGGCTACAGCGTCTGGGTTGATAGAAATAAACGCAGACAGACTATTGATGGGTTTGGTGCAGCCCTTACTAATTCAGCAGCATATGTAATCTTCCACAGCCCAGTTAGGAACCAAATACTGACTGAATTATTTGGAAGCGGAGTGAACGACCTAGGTGAATTTATTGACAAATCCTCAAaaaaaaactgtagaaaaaacaTGGACCTCTATCCCAAAATAAACACTCCTTTCCAAGACTCTAAACTCTTTAGACCGCAACACAAATGCAGTGTCTGTATTAATTTTTACCTGATTAACTTGAACACAGATATAGACAAAGTTAACAAACAGATAACGAGAAGTGAAAACATGATATCGCTTTAGGACGTGCGTAATTGTAGAAATTGAATTTCGACACGTGTGTTTATTGTACCACACATAATTGAACAAAGTGATTCGTAAAGTCAGTTTTAATTTATTTGACCACTACCAAATTAACACATTCTAAGAcactagaaagtattgaatgaaTTATTCAGTATTTTGTCATATACGCTGGTATTTTGCAACATTACGATTCTAGTTTTTTTACAGACTGATTTccagaaaatattgtaaaactctTTGATATAAACAGACTATATTAACGAGAAATATAGAATACAGCGATAATGTTACTGGCTGTTGTCtgactaatacatgtatatgacatttttaacatcCATCACTTATcgaaattattaaataaatgatcTTTTGACAGGTGTTAATTACATTCGCCTGCCAATGGGAAGTTCAGATTTGAATGCTGTCGACCCATATACGTACGATGATATGCCAAGCGGACAAACGGATTTCGAATTAAATCATTTCAGCATTGAAAAAGACAAAGCGTTTATTATTCCTATTCTAAAGGAAGCGTTATCAATCAACCCTCATCTAAAACTCATGGCAACGCCATGGACAGCACCAGCCTGGATGAAAACAACTAAAAACGTCTTTGGAGGAGAGTTTATCAACGACAGCAGATACATGCAAACATATGCTCAGTACTTTGTAAAATTCTTCGAAGCTTATAAAGCGGAGGGTATCACTTTTGACTCATTTAGTGTTCAAAACGAACCAGTGTTGTCGAAAAATGACTATCCTACCATGATCCTGAACATAGATCCAATGAAAGTTTTCATCAGGGATCATCTGGGGCCATTACTGAGGCAgagaaatatcaaaacaaaactgcTAATTTGGGATCATAACTGGTCCGGCTCATGGTACCCAGAAGCCGTTCTTAGTGACAGTAAGTAGAAAGGCTCTAATTTGAAACAAgtagtcaaaatatttgttaaaagttCTACTGACATGTTCTACGGAACAATTTATACTTCTAATCAAAGAGCCAGTTGTATTTTGTAACTGCTTGAAATAGAATTATGGCCGCTTAAATCAAAGAATAAACTTTGAATCTTACATGTTTAATGTTAAACGATCATTAATAATAAAGCAAACCTCTTTTCGGGGCATTTACTATGCAAATAAGATATCTACGCGTTCCTTTTTGCTCTTTTTGTGAGGTTATATACGGTCCTACTGGAGGTGTTAAGCCAGTACTTTGAAGGTATCGCATTCTTTTTCAAGGAATCGTCTAAAGTTATGTGAATTGTTTCATTTGTAGGTTCAATTTGAGCAAACCTGCGTCTAATGACAATTTTGACCTTAAGGCACAAATTGACttgtggacggtagcttgcatttctactactgtccatgaacaggctcaatcaaaccgagcctgcaacattttcatttctgtggagtttgtctttttattttatttttgtattgattAAAGTTTATAATAACAATTTGTTATGATTCCAGGAAATGTTGCTCAGTATGTTTCGGGTGTCGCATGGCACGGATATGATGGGAGACATAATGCCCCAGAAGCCTTCCATCACAAGCATCCTAATGTCGGTACGTATTGTCACCAAATCTGgtctttcaaaatgtttaatcAGATAATAAGGTGATTTTTTGTCTTTAAATGTTCATCTTTTTATGGATTTTCGGTGAAAGATAGTCATAGGGGCTGTCTAACTTTAATTACATAGTCCAAACGCTTTGAtacattgtgaaaactgtttaaaataaaattatgtccaAATAATAACGCGTGTGGCAaagtaataattttattatttttgacatGTTTTCATAATCTTCATTGAATGACTAGATCATTAGTAGAGTTCTTGTTGTATCTGGACTATGAATATATCAAATGTCACAAAATTGCACAAACTATTTTTTCTCTGTTTTGATAACAATTAAACCCgtactttttttctttctgcattcaATCGGTGCAGTCAGCTTATACAAAACTTACTGGTAAACCAGGATGTCAGCAATTGCCTGAAGAGCATCTCAATGTTTTCTTATTCAGTGGTGTAATATTTCATCATTCAATTTTACTAGGCAGTAGTGTTTTATTTGGCAAAACCCTGTTTTACATTAAaaggtcggcattaaatctcccgcattgagtgtacgcacgcattgagtgtGCACTATAAACCTAGCCCTAACCTTAAGTCAGTGTATAGTACATCAATACGTGCGTACGAAAAACATAAAGGGGGAATACTCTTTCAGCCTGACGATAGAATGGATCAAAAGTTTCTCTGTATTCTTTGATAAATATAGATAGATCTTAGAAATCAATGAagtcatattatgtattataGATATAACTGCATGAAGATACTGACGAAAAGTTTTGCTTTCAGTATATATTTAGAAAGATGTGCACGTAGATTGCTTTAAATCATGTAGATACTTAACGTATTCAAATGCATCCTTTGAAAAGTCTTCGGATTTCTATGTAGCGTCTTCAGACCATgcatattgttattttaaaactatGGTATCAAATGTATAGTTGGCATAAGCGGttttatcatcaaaatgaaaGTAATTGTAAGGCGCTACAGAAACTGCTTCTGggtatcaaattaaaaaaaagtaataattatttatcaaattgcATATGGATatacttttaattaatttcttgCAAAAAATATTATACTCTTTAAAATCAATCCCACGGATATCAGAAACAGACTTTTTTCGGAAGTAAAAATGATACAAATCTCGTTTAAGGCGGTTTTCAACCTTTATGATTATAAGAAAAACGGATTAAACTTATAGTGTTACAAAATGTTATACACTGTTTCCTGCTCTATGGAAACGTGTCAAAGATTTCTGGAAAGATTTTTATTGTATCTCAATGCAAATACGTGACATAAAATTAATTTGAAGACAGATATAAAACTTCTTTCTCATCTTCCCTCAAGCAGGGAATGCTGCATAAAATGCagtaacaattttttaaagagaGGAGGATCGACCTAAGTTTTTAGTCTTGTTCAAATAAAGATAATGTGTAAGACATTTTATTAATGACCTATATCTATCTctcttagatttttttaaatcttaaaagaTCATTCCAAAGGCAAACTTTCTAAATATAATGGAAGAAAGGCACAAACCTTTGAAGATTTTAACGTATAAAACTTCATAAAGCATTATATGCTACTTTTAATGTACAATATAAAAATACTTCTAGATATGTATTTCACTGAGTATTCTGGTGGAGGCTGGAATCAAAATTACGCAGACGTCCTTACAACAGAAACAAGACTCATTTTCATCGGGCAAACAAAATCCTGGGCTAAAAACGTGCTATTGTGGAATCTGGCTTTAGACGAACATCATGGACCAACGGTTGAATAACTTATTAAAAAAGCTTGAAGGGAGCTAAAATTCAACATTCTTGCATTCTGTTGATTAGAGCTTTTATTGAAGTGCAGTAATTTATAAATGTGGCAGGAAAATcataaaaacaattataaaattattctgataaaattttataACTATTAGTATGCATGAAAGTCGGTCAGTTAAATGTATCAAAGTGCAATTGAATAAATATACTAGAGAAGCACTAGCCCTTTGGTAGTTTATTGGCTATTTTGTCATGTGTTTTAACTATTTTAAGTACTTAAAAAACGTTTTTCCACACCTGTTTGTCCGATAAACGTGTGTTTTTTCAACAACCCTGAAAAACATGTCTGATTGATGAAGATGTCTCTAACTTTCTCTTAAAGACGATGAACTTAAAGTCGTTTTTATGGAATCAAGAAGCACATCGGTTATCTTTATGTCTTTTGAAAACATTCTGATACTTGTTCTCTGTATTCTCAGTAAGAAGCATATTTTAcgtctgaaatataaaaaaaaaagttttatgtcaACATGATATAATATGAGGTAAATTTAAGCAAATTAAAGAAATGTATGGGATTTATTACATTCTCAAATActgttacatatttcatttcctgagaaaaaaaaattgctcataTCGAACgacattaataaattttgtattgacATTTCAGAAACACGTGGGAGGTTGTCGTGACTGCCGTGGTGTAATAACCGTCCGTACAGGCAGCAGCTCGTACACAAAAAATGTCGAGTACTACGCCATGGGACATATGAGCAAGTTCGTGAAACCTGGTGCCGTCAGATTAGAAGCCAATTATTTTAAATGGGATGATCTCCAGTGTGTTGCATTCCAAAATACGGATGGCAGTACAGTTATTGTCGTTCAAAATCCAAACACAAGAAATTCTGCCAATTTCTCATTGGATATTGATGCCAAACATTACCAGTACAATAACCTTCCGCCTAGGTCGGTTGTAACATTTGTTAAGTAAATATTGTGTTTGAAACACATATACTGGCCGCTAACTTAACAAACGAATGTGTTTTTcacacatttagaaaaaaatgttgcaattaGAATTCAAACAAATCGCTTCATTTTGTTTATTGTAtgatttcaatttgattttaaaatacagtAATGTCTAGAATTAACAAACGAACCAAATTTATGATAAGGTAGGAAAATCAGgaaaacaagtaaataaagaGTGTTTATCctgttacagtaaaacaccgctcgctcgaggtcgcaaggggatgagcaaaatgctcgagttatccatggtctcgagcgacccaaacattgaccaacatacgaagaaaattgaagtttgttttaccaattgtcatcgagagcatttgcagaggaaacggtgatgcgtaataataacacactcgtgacattaaaaaaacaacgtattacaaacgttatttatgatagatcgtaaatgacacatgtgaagaaacagctaagacattttatttttttatttgaaatactgtaatcgaattcgcagttttcttctccaaattaagatgtCGTAATTATCGTCTCAactttatgaaaaggctatattatttcctttatttgcatgcaaacaactgtggaacaaaatattaagatcttataattatcttctcgatcccgcagaaaaaaatgtaataataacaatttggatcaataaaatttttcttcaacctttcatcaattattattataatcaatcTCATAATCAGATCAAAtgtaccgacaaacaaacatttaagatagtcggggaatagaccatgcaattctcacggcgtgcgaaaGTTTTAAAATAACCGATACATTTTGAcagccgaaggtgtgaaattttttgacacctctgctcgagtttgccataagcaacaaagagtaaattaatacacagggaccagctgtcatgctcgagcgatcgagttatcgatgctcgacccagccatggtcatttcacatagaaaatagaagaaaatcggCCGGGActacatgaattgctcgagcgatcacgggtgctcgagtcatcgatgctcgagcgagcggtgtttcactgtatgtcTTTGTAACAAATGCAAATTTGGATTGATATTTGACCATATATTAGTAAACATTTCAATATCTACACCCGTGTATCCTTATAAATGACAtctgtttctttaaatataacaaagtaTTCATATGTATTATGTAAGTTTTGGAAATGGGTAGAGGTCGTTACATGAATGTGTGATGTCTTTGCACATCGCAATTTTGTTGGAATTTTACAAACGTATATGTCTAAATGTGTGAGAAATATGGCAAATGTATGTTACAATTACGAAAGATATAGGGACGTTAGACGTTTCGTTAAGTGTATGTATGTCCTAGGCAGCTTCAGATGAATAGGGCTAACAATGCTGATTCAATTGTTTCCTCGTCAGGTTAAAATCTATTCGTCCATAATTGAATTATTCGTACAGAAATACATGTACCGATATGGTAAGAAAGATTatattgattttgatattatatacCTTTTGGGGTTTAAGTTTCacagtttataaaatttttaagtGTTAAAACTGTTAAATGTATCATTGGAAGAGGCTATAACCGTATTGTTTTGAGACAGACTGCATGTTTGTACGGTTTGTAACTATATATGCGGTCCTCTTTGACTGCGATGGCGGGATAGATTGGGGCTCCATAACAATTTGCTCAAAACGATGAACCAGTGGGACGGACTGGTTTGATAAATTTCTCCTGTCCTGCTTTGTTGTGCTCTTAAATGTCTTTCTCTTGGTGCTCGAGTTTCTGCCATGTCATTAAATTGATATGTTTACGGTTCCATATCTTTTGATTTATACATCTTTACAACTTTTCATTGTGTTCCTAAGGTTGGGAATTAATTCCGTTTACACAATAATGTAATTAAGGAACATGATTGGGTTTAAGGGTGAGGTTTGTCGCAAGTAGACTCTCCAGTGTCACTTTTGCGAATGACCGCTCCAAGGAAGTACCCACCTATACTCCTGCTGCATGTATGTCTCTGTCTGTTTTTACTACTCCATTATCTTTAGTTTATTTACACGTACTTCCATCTGGAGAGCTGCGTACTAACACCTACTATTCGTGTCGTCATCTAACTGTCTTAATCGTTATCGCCTATGCAATGTGTTTTGTTTACCTTTCATTTGCATTACTGTGcattaaatttacatattttgaacCGCTGAATATATGTAGACAGAACAGCAAGTTGAAGTGTATTTCAGTCTGAACTCCGTTTAAAATACGTTCATAGTACACAGGGTTTTCTTAACAAATCTTTGCTAAATAATAACTACCACTATTATCCAAATAAAACGGATTATTCATATCTAAAATACTATAAAGACAAGTTGAAGTATTGGTAAAATGTCTGCAAGTGTATCTAAAGAAAGGTTCAACATAAAAACCATATCTTACACTATTTTTTGTCTACTccattgttttaattatatcaaGAGTTGTATATTTTTGAAGTCTCTTAACTAACACTAACTAACTGTTCGAATAAAACTCAATAAGATGTCACATCACGACGCACGTTTTCCATGAGTAACGTCCGGTATTGTGCACATAGCTCTATCTCATTTTCAGTAACATGTATAAAGAAGCGTAGTACCTTAAGGTAAAAAGATTGCTTTAGAATCGGaacatatttgatttatatagTTTCGTTGCATTTGTAGTTTAAAATTTGCATTGTGTTTATCACAATCATCTACTGAAATTTTTATATTAGAATCTTTGAAATATGTTTACTGGCAACAGGCTCACCTTAGttttatatcaaaacattttgaagTGACATCTAGAATTTGTAAACCAATATCGCTTGTAATTTCTTTTGAGTTTTCCATACAATATCCCGCGTTATATCTACGTGGATTTGTAAGTATAGGATCCTCCTGTAATTCTTCATATTCTTCTTATTCTGTTGAATATGTTTATCAGGATCACTTGTAGTTACGTGATTTCAGCTTAGGTTTATAGGTTAGGTTGTGCTTTATTTGGGGTGATCTTTGCTTCCCGGAAATcttcccttaccttttatcttttatagatCATGATCCCATgtagttttttattgttttcttgatCAAAATCTAATGTAATTGTTTGTTCCTAGTGTCTATATATCAGAAGCGTTGGAAGATTCTTCTTCGTTTTCATATACGATGATCTTCtagttttttttctcaatcaTGCAGTCCGGTTTCTTCTGTACTTTGTATTTTCGGTGGATTAGCAGATTGTGCAGTTTTTACTTAAATAATTACCATCGAATTACCAAGGAACCTAACTAATGGAAAGCACATATGTGGTGAACATGGGCATTTAGGCACAGATATCTTGCTTCATtgaagtaaaaaagaaaagaagcaaAGTTGTCCAAGAGGAAAAGACACATTCAAATATAGCATCCCCCACCATAACTTCCTCCCCAATAGCGGTGCATATATGGATATGTACACTTTAGatatgtgcaaaaaaaaaacgtgttttgttATCTTATGATCTTACGAATGAAGAGTGCTTAAAGACTTGTTAGGAAACCAGTTGTCACAGGGATAAAATAATAGTATATAATTTACTTCCAGgcttaaaattaatttaatttaataaaagtaGTTCAAATATGCTGAAGGGGATAATCACACGTAATTGGAGAACGACGTAGGTGATGTACCCAAGTTTGTACCTTTTGAAGAACAGAACGCAATAAGGCAGAATAAAATCACTAATggataaaactaaaataattataGTATAAATTAATCCTTCGATATCATTTGTTTTGGCCATTCTCCTGATGAAACAGGAATAATAATTTGATACTGATGCAATATTACGGATAATTCCTGGCAAGTTTTTGAACTTTTTAGAATGACACTCAAAGGTAAGTAGTGGCGTTTGTGATTTAAGTTTGGTACCATAACTACTATGTAAAATTAG
The sequence above is a segment of the Mercenaria mercenaria strain notata chromosome 3, MADL_Memer_1, whole genome shotgun sequence genome. Coding sequences within it:
- the LOC123525027 gene encoding uncharacterized protein LOC123525027 isoform X2 — translated: MGSQAILAVLLTCLQVEISCGYLLSNNDEYQVWLTTGDQTRKLSREAPCPVTSQHHGYSVWVDRNKRRQTIDGFGAALTNSAAYVIFHSPVRNQILTELFGSGVNDLGVNYIRLPMGSSDLNAVDPYTYDDMPSGQTDFELNHFSIEKDKAFIIPILKEALSINPHLKLMATPWTAPAWMKTTKNVFGGEFINDSRYMQTYAQYFVKFFEAYKAEGITFDSFSVQNEPVLSKNDYPTMILNIDPMKVFIRDHLGPLLRQRNIKTKLLIWDHNWSGSWYPEAVLSDRNVAQYVSGVAWHGYDGRHNAPEAFHHKHPNVDMYFTEYSGGGWNQNYADVLTTETRLIFIGQTKSWAKNVLLWNLALDEHHGPTKHVGGCRDCRGVITVRTGSSSYTKNVEYYAMGHMSKFVKPGAVRLEANYFKWDDLQCVAFQNTDGSTVIVVQNPNTRNSANFSLDIDAKHYQYNNLPPRSVVTFVK
- the LOC123525027 gene encoding uncharacterized protein LOC123525027 isoform X1 — protein: MKDCILQKRTVLAVLLTCLQVEISCGYLLSNNDEYQVWLTTGDQTRKLSREAPCPVTSQHHGYSVWVDRNKRRQTIDGFGAALTNSAAYVIFHSPVRNQILTELFGSGVNDLGVNYIRLPMGSSDLNAVDPYTYDDMPSGQTDFELNHFSIEKDKAFIIPILKEALSINPHLKLMATPWTAPAWMKTTKNVFGGEFINDSRYMQTYAQYFVKFFEAYKAEGITFDSFSVQNEPVLSKNDYPTMILNIDPMKVFIRDHLGPLLRQRNIKTKLLIWDHNWSGSWYPEAVLSDRNVAQYVSGVAWHGYDGRHNAPEAFHHKHPNVDMYFTEYSGGGWNQNYADVLTTETRLIFIGQTKSWAKNVLLWNLALDEHHGPTKHVGGCRDCRGVITVRTGSSSYTKNVEYYAMGHMSKFVKPGAVRLEANYFKWDDLQCVAFQNTDGSTVIVVQNPNTRNSANFSLDIDAKHYQYNNLPPRSVVTFVK